Within the Kribbella aluminosa genome, the region TGGCGCGACGTACGGCGGAGTTTCGGCAAGACCCGCGGCGACTACCCGACCACCGGGCTGTTCATCGCGCTCGAGGGCGGCGAGGGCGCCGGCAAGTCGACGCAGTCCGCGCTGCTGGTGAAGTGGCTGGAGGAACAGGGCCAGCAGGTGCTGCTGACCCGCGAGCCCGGCGCGACCGAGCTCGGCAAGACGCTCCGCGAGATCGTCCTCGACCCGGCCACCGGCGACATCTCGCACCGCGCCGAGGCGCTGATCTACGCCGCCGACAAGGCCGAGCACGTCGACTCGGTGATCAAGCCGGCGCTGAAGGCCGGCGCGGTGGTGATCACCGACCGGTACGTCGACTCCGCGCTGGCCTACCAGGGATCCGGCCGCGACCTCAACCTGTCCGACGTCGAGCGGGTGAACCGCTGGGCCACCGACGACCTCCGGCCGAACCTGACGATCCTGCTCGACCTGCCGCCGAAGAGCGGGCTCGGCCGGTTCAAGGAGCGGGACCGGATCGAGGCGCAGGGCGACGAGTTCCATGAGCGGGTCCGGCACGCGTTCCTCGAACTGGCCGCCGCCGAGCCGCAGCACTACCTGGTCCTGGACGCGTCCCAGGACCGCGAGGACATCGCCCGCCAGATCCGGGCGCGCCTGCAACCGATGCTCCCGAAGGTGGGCCTATGAGTCTCTGGGACGACCTGGTCGGGCAGGAGCCCGCGGTCGCCGTACTGCGTCGGGCCGTGGACGGCGCATCCGCCGTACTGCGTGGTGACAGGGGTGCGGCGGTCGCCGGGATGACACACGCCTGGCTGATCACCGGGCCGCCCGGGTCCGGCCGGTCGAACGCGGGTCGCGCATTCGCAGCCGCGCTGCAGTGCGCCGACAACGGCTGCGGCGAGTGCAACCAGTGCCGGACGGCGCTCAGCGGCGCGCACCCGGACGTGTCGTTGATCCGCACCGAGCTGCTGTCGATCCGCGTCAGCGAGGTCCGCGAGCTGGTCCGGCGGGCCGCCATGAGCCCGACGCAGGGCCGCTGGCAGGTGATGGTCGTCGAGGACGCCGACCGGCTGACCGAGCAGGCCGCGGACGCGTTGCTGAAGAGCATCGAGGAGCCCGCGGCGCGGACCGTCTGGGTGCTGTGCGCGCCGACGGTCGAGGACGTCGTACCGACGATCCGTTCGCGTTGCCGGCTGCTGGTGCTGCGGACGCCGCCGGTGGCGGCGGTCGCGGAGATGCTGAGTGCGAAGCTGGGCGTGGACGCGGACCTGGCGTGGTTCGCGGCGCGGGCTGCCCAGGGGCACATCGGGCGGGCGCGGGCGCTGGCCCGGGACGCCGAAGTACGGGACCGGCGGACGCGGGTGCTGGAGGTGCCGTTCGCGCTGCGGGACCTGGGGGCGTGCCTGAAGTCGGCGCAGCAGCTCGTCGACGCGGCCAAGGAGGAGGCCAAGGCCAGCGCGGAGAAGGTCGACGAGAAGGAGCGGGCCGCGCTCGAGCAGGCGCTCGGCGTCGGCACCAAGGGCGCCAAGCCGCGCGAGGCGAACGCTGCCCTGAAGGAGCTCGAGGACCAGCAGAAGGCCCGCGCGAAACGGTGGGAACGCGACGTCCTGGATCGCTCGCTGGTCGACCTGATGGCGCTCTACCGGGACGTCCTGGTGGTGCAGACCCGCTCCGGCGCCGAGCTGATCAACGCCGAGCTGCACCGCAACATCGAGCAGCTCGCGGCCCGGACCACCCCCGAGCAGTCGATCCGCCGGATCGACGCGATCGCGATGTGCCGGGAGGCGGTCGAGGCGAACGTGGCGCCGCTGATCGCGCTGGAGGCGATGACGATCTCGCTGTTCGAGGGCCGCGGCGACGGGTTCAGCATTCCGCGCCGGGTGCTCCGCTGAGGCGTGACTCACGTCCGATAACTGGGCGGCGGTTGTAACACCGAGACGCGCGGGTCCGATGACTGGGTGTCCGGGTGGTTGCCCGGCACCACCTCCGAACGGACCCCGATGAACCAGCCCTCCTCCCCGATCCAGCCGGTGCGGCAGCCGCTGCCGTCGGCTGAGTCCTGGCTGGAGGGCGTCCCGAACCCGGTGCGACGCCAGGACGGGTACGCCGTCGCCGCGCTCGCGGTCAGCCTGCCCGGGCTGGTACCGCTCGCGGTGGTCCTGGCCGGGATCGCGCTGCGCCGGATCAAGCGGCTCGGCGGGCAGGGGAAGCGGCTCGCGTACGGCGCGTTGCTGGTCTCCTTGTGCTGGGTGATCGCGATCGGCGTCGCGGTCACGCTCAACCTGGTCGCCGAGCACCGCCGCGGTATCGGCCGTACCGTGTCGATCTCGCACGTGGACGTCGGCCGCTGCTTCGACGCGGACCTGGAGTCCGACGCACTACGGCTGGTGCGGATCGCGGACTGCGCCGGACCGCACACCGGCGAGGCCTATGCGAAGGTACCGGCGGCACTGGTCGGCCTGTCCGGGACGCAGGCCGGCGCCGAGGCGACCCAGCAGTGCGCGGGCGCGTTCGTCGACTTCGTCGGGAAGCCCTACGAGCGGTCCGAGCTCGACATGTACTACGTGGTGCTCGAGAACCACGCCGTTGCTGACGGCAACGTGCTGTGCCTGCTCGGGATGCCGGGAACGCACCTGAGCGGTACGATGCGCGGAGCGCAACGGTAGCGCCTGCGGGGGAGTGGGAGACGACGTGACTCAGCCGCCGTACGGATCGGAGCCGCCGGAACGGCCGCAGGACCGGCCCCACGACCCGACGCGCGCGTTCCCGACGTACGGGCGCCCCGAGCAGCCGGGCACGCCGCCAACGGCACCGGGCGAGCAGCAGCCGGGTACACCCCCGCCGACGGGACCGGGCCGGCAGCCGACAGATACGCCGACCTGGGCGGCGCCCGGCCAGCACTCGGCAGGTACGTCGTGGGCCGCGCCCGGGCAGCAGCCGCAATACGGTCAGGCGCCGCCGCAGTTCGGGCAGCCGCAGTTCGGGCAGGCTCAGCCGCAGTTCGGGCAACCGCAGTACGGGCAGCCGCCTTATGGGCAGGTGCCGTATGGGCACGGGTACGGGCCGGGGCAGTATCCGCCGGCGTACGGGCAGCCGCCCGCGGCGTACGGGTACGGCTATCTGGGCGGGTCGGGCGGGACGAACTCGCTGGCGACCGCGTCGCTGGTGACCGGGCTCGGCGGGATCCTGATCGGGGTGTCCGCGCCGGTGGCGATCGGGCTCGGGATCGCGGCGCTGGTCCAGATCAGCCGGCGCCCGCAGGCCGGCAAGGGGATGGCGATCGCCGGAGTGGTGATCGGTTCGCTGGTGACGCTCGGGTACGTGGCGCTGATCGGCCTGGTGATCGCGTTCGGCTCGTCCGGCGACACCTCGGGTGCTCCGAACCCGGGGTCGTCGAGCGTGTACGTCGACGAGCTGGCGATCGGCGACTGCTTCGACAAGACCAGCGTCGAGGACGAGGTGGTCCGGCGCGACTGCCCGGTCGAGCACGACGGCGAGCTCGTCGCCTCCGTCACGCTCCCCGCCGGCGCGTACCCCGGCGACAAGGCGATCGACGACGACGCCGATCAAGCGTGCGCCGGGCCGTTCGGCACGTACGTCGGCAAGTCCCGCGACGACTCCGAGCTGCAGCTCGCCTGGTGGACACCGGACAAGCCCACCTGGAACTCCGGCGACCGCCGCATCCTGTGCGCCGCCTACGGCCCCGGCACCGACAAACTCACCGGCACCGTCAAAAACAGCCACCGCTAACCGCTTGCCGACAGCAACCGCCCCTGAGAGTAGCCACCGCGCGCCACGCAGACGACCAGCAGTCCCCGCGTGCTACGCAGCCGCTAGCTTCGTCGCTCCGCTCCTCAGACGCGTCCGCTCCGCGCGCTCCCACCCGCCCCCGGGCTAGCGCCCGGAACATGGTTTCCGGCTCGCGCCGGGGAGCTGCGGCTGGCGCCGCTGAGCTGCCGCCGGCTGCTTGCGAGCTGCCGCTCGCGGGTGAGTGCTAGGCGGACGTCGATCGCCGGGTGAATGTCACGACGGGGACCGTGGTTCGACCGCCGACGTGCTGTCGCCTGCACCCCAGCATTAGCCCGCGAAGCGAACCTAGGTGGAGGAAATCACAGTCGCGGCGCCGTGAGCTACCCGACGACGAGCTGTCCTCGGCACCTGTGGCACGGGACGTCGTATGGGCCAAGGCTCTGCTCGTCGAGCTCCTGCACTTGGTGCCTGCGAGTCGTCTAGCGAGCCTCGTGCCCGACGATTTGTAGGCCCTCGTACTCGGCGAAGTCCGTGAAGTCCTTGACGTTGAGCGTTGCCAGCGGCAGATCGTAGGCCAGGCAGCATGCCGCGATCCAGCTGTCGTTCTGGGGTCGTGGTCGTCCACGCCTGGTGGCGTACGCGGAGATCTCACCCCATCGCCGGGCCACGGACTCGTTGTACGGCAACGTCGGACGAGTGGTCAGCCATGCCTCGAGCCCGGCGACCTTGGAGGGGCCCCAGTTGCGAAGATGCGCCCAGCGGCTCAGCTCGCCCAGGGTGACGAACGTGATTGCTACCTGGGCTCCGAGCAACTCGCGAAGCAGCGCAGGCGGAAGCGCATTCTTGATGCTCAGGGAAGCGACATCCGTGTCCAGCACGATCCTGCGCGGGCTCACGCGACGTCGGCCCGCCGCATCGTGCCCAGATCGGCCAGGAACTCGTCCACCTCGCCGTCGTCGAAGACTCCATCCGCGGCAAGATCGTCGGCAGAGCGCACTGGGGCAGTGCCCCGGAACAATTCGTCAACAGACACGGCGCCGCGCGAGCGGCCCGAGTGTTCGGCGTTGTCTGCGGTCACGACATTACCTCCAGGATCGACTACAACGCCGAGTATCCCACGGTGACCGGACAATTCTTGTGTGTCGGCCATTCCTCGTGGAGCACCTCGCGCGGTCGTCGCTGCAGCCTTGCAGGCAGTTGGGCCGCGCGGGGACTGCTTGCGTGGTTGCTCGTGTGGCTGTGGGGTGGCTGCGATGGGGGTCGGGGAGGAGATCTGCAAGTAGTCTGAGGGCGTGGGTATGGTGATGGCGGTGTCGTTCGAGCGGTACGGGCGGCTTTATTACCTTGATCCGGGGGAGTTTCGGCCTCGGGTGGGGGACAAGGTGCTGGTGCCTACGGACGACGGGCCTGAGGTTGCCGAGTGTGTGTGGGCGCCGCAGTACGTG harbors:
- a CDS encoding DUF4190 domain-containing protein, translated to MNQPSSPIQPVRQPLPSAESWLEGVPNPVRRQDGYAVAALAVSLPGLVPLAVVLAGIALRRIKRLGGQGKRLAYGALLVSLCWVIAIGVAVTLNLVAEHRRGIGRTVSISHVDVGRCFDADLESDALRLVRIADCAGPHTGEAYAKVPAALVGLSGTQAGAEATQQCAGAFVDFVGKPYERSELDMYYVVLENHAVADGNVLCLLGMPGTHLSGTMRGAQR
- a CDS encoding DNA polymerase III subunit delta' — encoded protein: MSLWDDLVGQEPAVAVLRRAVDGASAVLRGDRGAAVAGMTHAWLITGPPGSGRSNAGRAFAAALQCADNGCGECNQCRTALSGAHPDVSLIRTELLSIRVSEVRELVRRAAMSPTQGRWQVMVVEDADRLTEQAADALLKSIEEPAARTVWVLCAPTVEDVVPTIRSRCRLLVLRTPPVAAVAEMLSAKLGVDADLAWFAARAAQGHIGRARALARDAEVRDRRTRVLEVPFALRDLGACLKSAQQLVDAAKEEAKASAEKVDEKERAALEQALGVGTKGAKPREANAALKELEDQQKARAKRWERDVLDRSLVDLMALYRDVLVVQTRSGAELINAELHRNIEQLAARTTPEQSIRRIDAIAMCREAVEANVAPLIALEAMTISLFEGRGDGFSIPRRVLR
- a CDS encoding DUF4190 domain-containing protein, translating into MTQPPYGSEPPERPQDRPHDPTRAFPTYGRPEQPGTPPTAPGEQQPGTPPPTGPGRQPTDTPTWAAPGQHSAGTSWAAPGQQPQYGQAPPQFGQPQFGQAQPQFGQPQYGQPPYGQVPYGHGYGPGQYPPAYGQPPAAYGYGYLGGSGGTNSLATASLVTGLGGILIGVSAPVAIGLGIAALVQISRRPQAGKGMAIAGVVIGSLVTLGYVALIGLVIAFGSSGDTSGAPNPGSSSVYVDELAIGDCFDKTSVEDEVVRRDCPVEHDGELVASVTLPAGAYPGDKAIDDDADQACAGPFGTYVGKSRDDSELQLAWWTPDKPTWNSGDRRILCAAYGPGTDKLTGTVKNSHR
- a CDS encoding type II toxin-antitoxin system VapC family toxin, whose product is MSPRRIVLDTDVASLSIKNALPPALLRELLGAQVAITFVTLGELSRWAHLRNWGPSKVAGLEAWLTTRPTLPYNESVARRWGEISAYATRRGRPRPQNDSWIAACCLAYDLPLATLNVKDFTDFAEYEGLQIVGHEAR